The Petropleomorpha daqingensis genome includes a window with the following:
- a CDS encoding TetR/AcrR family transcriptional regulator, whose protein sequence is MTDVKRSYDASGRQAQARARRLAVVLAARDLFERHGFRATTVAAVAQQAGVSAESVYKGFGTKAALAKAVFDLAVAGDDEPVPVAERPAAAAVHDEPDVRRKIGLFVHGLAERQARSADVHALIRDGRHVDGSLQPVWEALEEEGLAGMTALGRHLLDTGQLRPGIDLDEVRDVLWNYLAIDTYERLVLRRGWSRERYAAWLATAVTRALCP, encoded by the coding sequence GTGACCGACGTCAAGAGGTCCTACGACGCGTCCGGCCGGCAGGCGCAGGCCCGGGCGCGGCGGCTCGCGGTGGTGCTCGCGGCGCGGGACCTGTTCGAGCGCCACGGGTTCCGGGCGACCACCGTCGCGGCCGTCGCCCAGCAGGCGGGGGTCTCGGCCGAGAGCGTCTACAAGGGCTTCGGGACCAAGGCGGCGCTGGCGAAGGCGGTCTTCGACCTGGCGGTGGCCGGAGACGACGAGCCGGTGCCGGTCGCCGAGCGGCCGGCCGCGGCGGCGGTGCACGACGAGCCCGACGTGCGGCGGAAGATCGGGCTGTTCGTCCACGGCCTGGCTGAGCGCCAGGCCCGCTCCGCCGATGTGCATGCCCTCATCCGCGACGGCCGCCACGTGGACGGCTCGCTGCAGCCGGTCTGGGAGGCGCTCGAGGAGGAGGGGCTCGCCGGGATGACCGCGCTCGGCCGGCACCTGCTCGACACCGGTCAGCTGCGGCCGGGGATCGACCTCGACGAGGTCCGCGACGTCCTCTGGAACTACCTGGCCATCGACACGTACGAACGGCTGGTGCTGCGCCGCGGGTGGTCGCGAGAGCGCTACGCGGCCTGGCTGGCGACGGCGGTGACACGCGCACTCTGCCCCTGA
- a CDS encoding ester cyclase: MTAHTPSAVSTDPVAVAVRSIHAMADGDRAAFTPLYRPDAVDHENPVQPPSSRVPGADGFYATALWLRGAFAELRYDIHHALADGDLVAVSATMNGRHTAPIAFHTDDGSVDSVFPPTGRTFAMTQSHWFRMQDGRIVEHWANRDDLGTARQLGWIPPSPAYLFRMARAKRRALRATGPRGPASGR; this comes from the coding sequence ATGACCGCCCACACCCCCTCCGCAGTCTCGACCGACCCGGTCGCCGTCGCCGTGCGCAGCATCCACGCCATGGCCGACGGAGACCGAGCCGCCTTCACCCCGCTGTACCGGCCCGACGCCGTCGACCACGAGAACCCGGTCCAGCCGCCGTCCTCGCGGGTCCCCGGCGCCGACGGCTTCTACGCCACCGCGCTGTGGCTGCGCGGTGCCTTCGCGGAGCTGCGCTACGACATCCACCACGCGCTCGCCGACGGCGACCTGGTTGCGGTCAGCGCGACCATGAACGGCCGGCACACCGCACCGATCGCGTTCCACACCGACGACGGCTCGGTGGACAGCGTCTTCCCGCCGACCGGGCGGACGTTCGCCATGACCCAGTCCCACTGGTTCCGCATGCAGGACGGCCGGATCGTCGAGCACTGGGCGAACCGGGACGACCTCGGGACGGCCCGGCAGCTGGGCTGGATCCCGCCGTCGCCGGCCTACCTGTTCCGGATGGCCCGGGCGAAGCGCCGCGCGCTGCGGGCTACCGGGCCTCGCGGTCCTGCCAGCGGAAGGTGA
- a CDS encoding ABC transporter permease has protein sequence MTTLERSLPPVPAVWRVRAGVELKEFFRQRESVVFTLAFPVILLLVFGAVLNYNLGQGVGFVQYFMAGIIGAGILGAGLQNMAISIATERSDGTLKGLAGTPMPKSAYFVGKVVQVLAVTVLIVVLLLLIGTVFYKVPLPTGSDWVTFVWVTLLGSAACTIFGIAVSSLAKNGRSASATITPIALVLQFISGVFFQFTQVPGWLQTIASFFPLKWMTQGLRSVFLPDSFAAQEPAGSWELGRVALVLAIWCVGGLVLCVLTFRWQDREAR, from the coding sequence GTGACGACCCTGGAGCGGTCGCTGCCGCCGGTGCCGGCCGTCTGGCGGGTGCGCGCCGGGGTGGAGCTCAAGGAGTTCTTCCGGCAGCGGGAGTCCGTCGTCTTCACCCTCGCCTTCCCGGTGATCCTGCTGCTCGTGTTCGGCGCGGTGCTGAACTACAACCTCGGCCAGGGCGTCGGGTTCGTGCAGTACTTCATGGCCGGGATCATCGGCGCCGGCATCCTCGGCGCCGGGCTGCAGAACATGGCGATCAGCATCGCCACCGAGCGCTCCGACGGGACCCTGAAGGGGCTGGCCGGCACGCCGATGCCGAAGAGCGCCTACTTCGTCGGCAAGGTCGTGCAGGTGCTGGCGGTGACGGTGCTCATCGTGGTGCTGCTGCTGTTGATCGGCACGGTCTTCTACAAGGTCCCGCTGCCCACCGGCAGCGACTGGGTCACCTTCGTCTGGGTCACGCTGCTGGGCTCCGCGGCGTGCACGATCTTCGGCATCGCCGTCTCCAGCCTGGCGAAGAACGGCCGCTCGGCGTCGGCCACGATCACCCCGATCGCGCTGGTGCTGCAGTTCATCTCCGGCGTCTTCTTCCAGTTCACGCAGGTGCCGGGCTGGCTGCAGACGATCGCCTCGTTCTTCCCGCTGAAGTGGATGACCCAGGGGCTGCGCTCGGTGTTCCTGCCCGACTCCTTCGCCGCGCAGGAGCCGGCCGGGTCGTGGGAGCTCGGCAGGGTCGCGCTCGTGCTGGCGATCTGGTGCGTGGGGGGACTCGTGCTGTGCGTCCTCACCTTCCGCTGGCAGGACCGCGAGGCCCGGTAG
- a CDS encoding ABC transporter ATP-binding protein, with protein MTRSSSAPVLGADAGAPDPDAAISIRGLVKRYGEFTAVDGLDLDIRRGEIFALLGPNGAGKTTTVEICEGYRPRDGGEVRVLGEDPADGGRAWKAQLGIVLQSGAGDSALTCRELLRAQASYFADPRDPDEVLELVGLTEKAKSRGRSLSGGQRRRLDVALGIVGRPTLLFLDEPTTGFDPEARRQFWSLIRSLRDLGTTMLLTTHYLDEAEALADRVGVIARGRLVEVAVPAELGGRASAPAIVHWTEDGVRRSEATATPTAFVRELAGRFSGEVPDLAVNRPTLEDVYLTMIGEPS; from the coding sequence GTGACACGTTCCTCCTCGGCTCCGGTGCTCGGCGCGGACGCCGGCGCGCCGGACCCGGACGCGGCGATCTCGATCCGCGGGCTGGTCAAGCGCTACGGCGAGTTCACCGCGGTCGACGGGCTGGACCTCGACATCCGGCGCGGTGAGATCTTCGCCCTGCTCGGGCCCAACGGCGCGGGCAAGACGACGACGGTGGAGATCTGCGAGGGCTACCGCCCCCGCGACGGCGGCGAGGTCCGCGTGCTGGGCGAGGACCCGGCCGACGGCGGCCGGGCGTGGAAGGCGCAGCTGGGCATCGTGCTGCAGTCCGGCGCCGGCGACAGCGCGCTGACCTGCCGCGAGCTGCTGCGCGCCCAGGCCTCCTACTTCGCCGACCCGCGCGACCCCGACGAGGTGCTCGAGCTGGTCGGGCTCACCGAGAAGGCGAAGTCGCGCGGCCGGTCGCTGTCCGGCGGCCAGCGGCGCCGGCTCGACGTGGCCCTGGGCATCGTGGGCCGGCCGACGCTGCTCTTCCTCGACGAGCCGACCACCGGCTTCGACCCCGAGGCCCGGCGGCAGTTCTGGTCGCTGATCCGCTCGCTGCGCGACCTGGGCACCACGATGCTGCTCACCACGCACTACCTCGACGAGGCCGAGGCGCTGGCCGACCGGGTGGGCGTGATCGCCCGCGGGCGGCTCGTGGAGGTCGCCGTCCCGGCCGAGCTGGGTGGGCGGGCGTCGGCACCCGCGATCGTGCACTGGACCGAGGACGGCGTCCGGCGCAGCGAGGCGACGGCGACCCCGACGGCGTTCGTGCGGGAGCTGGCCGGCCGGTTCTCCGGCGAGGTGCCGGACCTCGCGGTCAACCGGCCGACGTTGGAGGACGTCTACCTGACGATGATCGGAGAGCCCTCGTGA
- a CDS encoding thymidine phosphorylase, translating to MSFDAIDVLRAKRDGATLSAEQIRWIIGAYTSGAVPDEQMSALLMAVFFRGLSPEELAVWTQAMIDSGERKDLSSLGRPTADKHSTGGVGDKITLPLAPLVAACGVAVPQLSGRGLGHTGGTLDKLESIPGWRADVHEEAYLAQLREVGAVICAAGNDLAPADKKLYALRDVTATVESIPLIASSIMSKKIAEGADALVLDVKTGSGAFMKEPDLSRELARTMVGLGEAAGVRTVALVTAMDRPLGRAAGNAVEVAESVEVLAGGGPDDVVELTLALAREMLAGAGRTDVDPAEALRDGRAMDVWRRMIAAQGGDPDAPLPQPAEKHVVNAPATGTLTKLDAFALGVAAWRLGAGRARKEDPVSAAAGVTWTAGVGEQVTAGQPLLELHTDDPARIERALAALGGAIGVDTDDAPLPLLIDRIQGT from the coding sequence ATGAGCTTCGACGCGATCGACGTCCTCCGGGCCAAGCGCGACGGCGCGACGCTCTCAGCGGAGCAGATCCGCTGGATCATCGGCGCCTACACCTCGGGGGCGGTGCCGGACGAGCAGATGAGCGCGCTGCTCATGGCCGTGTTCTTCCGCGGCCTTTCGCCCGAGGAGCTCGCCGTCTGGACGCAGGCGATGATCGACTCCGGCGAGCGCAAGGACCTCTCCTCGCTCGGCCGGCCGACCGCCGACAAGCACTCCACCGGCGGCGTCGGCGACAAGATCACCCTGCCGCTGGCCCCGCTCGTGGCCGCCTGCGGGGTGGCCGTGCCGCAGCTGTCCGGCCGCGGGCTCGGGCACACCGGCGGCACGCTGGACAAGCTCGAGTCGATCCCCGGCTGGCGGGCCGACGTCCACGAGGAGGCCTACCTGGCGCAGCTGCGCGAGGTGGGCGCGGTGATCTGCGCCGCCGGCAACGACCTGGCCCCGGCGGACAAGAAGCTCTACGCGCTGCGCGACGTCACCGCGACCGTCGAGTCGATCCCGCTGATCGCCAGCTCGATCATGAGCAAGAAGATCGCCGAGGGCGCCGACGCGCTGGTCCTGGACGTGAAGACCGGCTCGGGGGCGTTCATGAAGGAGCCCGACCTCTCGCGCGAGCTCGCCCGCACGATGGTCGGGCTGGGCGAGGCGGCCGGGGTGCGCACCGTGGCCCTGGTGACGGCGATGGACCGGCCGCTGGGCCGCGCCGCCGGCAACGCGGTCGAGGTGGCCGAGTCGGTCGAGGTGCTGGCCGGCGGCGGTCCGGACGACGTCGTCGAGCTCACCCTGGCGCTGGCCCGGGAGATGCTCGCCGGGGCCGGGCGGACCGACGTCGACCCCGCCGAGGCGCTGCGCGACGGCCGGGCCATGGACGTGTGGCGGCGGATGATCGCCGCGCAGGGCGGCGACCCGGACGCGCCGCTGCCGCAGCCGGCCGAGAAGCACGTGGTCAACGCCCCGGCGACCGGCACGCTGACGAAGCTGGACGCCTTCGCGCTCGGCGTCGCCGCCTGGCGGCTGGGCGCCGGCCGGGCCCGCAAGGAGGACCCGGTGTCCGCGGCTGCCGGCGTCACCTGGACGGCGGGGGTCGGCGAGCAGGTCACCGCCGGGCAGCCGCTGCTCGAGCTGCACACCGACGACCCGGCGCGCATCGAGCGGGCGCTGGCGGCGCTCGGGGGGGCGATCGGCGTCGACACCGACGACGCGCCGCTGCCGCTGCTGATCGACCGCATCCAGGGGACATAG
- a CDS encoding cytidine deaminase, which yields MVAPDWDALRAAAREAMTHAYAPYSKFPVGVAGLVDDGRVVTGCNVENASYGLGLCAECGMVSDLARTGGGRLVAVACVGGDGQPLMPCGRCRQLLWEHGGADMLIETVSLGIVPMREVLPDAFGPDDLVAAGVIEKS from the coding sequence GTGGTTGCCCCCGACTGGGACGCGCTCCGGGCGGCAGCCCGCGAGGCGATGACGCACGCCTACGCGCCCTACTCGAAGTTCCCCGTTGGCGTCGCCGGGCTGGTGGACGACGGCCGCGTCGTCACCGGCTGCAACGTCGAGAACGCCTCGTACGGCCTTGGCCTGTGCGCCGAGTGCGGGATGGTCAGCGACCTGGCCCGTACCGGCGGCGGCCGGCTGGTCGCGGTCGCGTGCGTGGGCGGGGACGGGCAGCCGCTCATGCCGTGCGGCCGCTGCCGGCAGCTGCTCTGGGAGCACGGCGGCGCGGACATGCTCATCGAGACGGTCTCGCTCGGGATCGTGCCGATGCGCGAGGTGCTGCCCGACGCGTTCGGTCCCGACGACCTGGTCGCGGCCGGGGTGATCGAGAAGTCATGA
- a CDS encoding ABC transporter permease, whose amino-acid sequence MSTVTTPPATSGAPRSRGPVAELFLGGGRARRITWLIVLGIVVLSAVRAISGQEALTSSSTMAAALLLAVPIGLAGLGGLYSERSGVVNIGLEGMMILGTWGAGWAGYQWGWGAAIVGGVLFGMLGGLLHAVVTVTFGVDHVVSGVAINILAAGLARFLSELLYTDNPRGGGVTQSPALEGRPPTVSLPVLSSGPDLLGNLESKHWFLISDVAGVARGVTNQISLLTIVAVLLIPATYLLLWRTSFGLRLRSCGENPTAADSLGVAVYRYKYIGVLISGALAGLGGVVLVFIAGIYRENQTNGRGYIGLAALIFGNWRPGGLALGAGLFGFSDGLQLRSRSAVVALFLLVAVILFAIAGWQATKRKFVQGGLAAVFGGLALWLWFTVDVLPPGIVSFTPHVTTLLVLSLASQRLRPPKADGLVYRRGEH is encoded by the coding sequence ATGAGCACCGTGACGACTCCTCCCGCCACCAGCGGGGCGCCCCGCAGCCGCGGACCGGTCGCCGAGCTGTTCCTCGGCGGCGGGCGGGCCCGCCGGATCACGTGGCTGATCGTCCTCGGCATCGTCGTGCTGTCCGCCGTCCGGGCCATCAGCGGCCAGGAGGCGCTGACGTCGTCCTCGACGATGGCGGCCGCGCTGCTGCTCGCCGTCCCGATCGGCCTGGCCGGTCTCGGCGGCCTGTACTCCGAGCGCTCCGGCGTGGTCAACATCGGCCTCGAGGGCATGATGATCCTCGGCACCTGGGGCGCCGGCTGGGCCGGCTACCAGTGGGGCTGGGGCGCGGCGATCGTCGGCGGTGTCCTGTTCGGCATGCTCGGCGGCCTGCTGCACGCGGTGGTCACCGTGACCTTCGGGGTCGACCACGTCGTGTCCGGTGTCGCGATCAACATCCTCGCCGCCGGTCTGGCCCGGTTCCTCTCCGAGCTCCTCTACACCGACAACCCGCGCGGCGGTGGCGTCACCCAGTCGCCGGCGCTGGAAGGCCGGCCGCCGACGGTCAGCCTGCCGGTGCTCTCGTCGGGCCCCGATCTGCTCGGGAACCTGGAGAGCAAGCACTGGTTCCTGATCAGCGACGTCGCCGGCGTGGCCCGCGGCGTGACCAACCAGATCAGCCTGCTGACCATCGTCGCGGTGCTGCTGATCCCGGCCACGTACCTGCTGCTGTGGCGGACGTCGTTCGGGCTGCGGCTGCGCTCCTGCGGTGAGAACCCGACCGCGGCCGACAGCCTGGGCGTGGCGGTGTACCGCTACAAGTACATCGGCGTCCTCATCTCGGGCGCGCTCGCCGGCCTCGGTGGCGTCGTCCTGGTGTTCATCGCCGGCATCTACCGCGAGAACCAGACCAACGGCCGCGGCTACATCGGTCTGGCCGCGCTGATCTTCGGCAACTGGCGGCCCGGCGGGCTGGCCCTCGGCGCCGGGCTGTTCGGCTTCTCCGACGGCCTGCAGCTGCGCAGTCGCTCGGCGGTGGTCGCGCTGTTCCTGCTGGTCGCGGTGATCCTGTTCGCCATCGCCGGATGGCAGGCGACCAAGCGCAAGTTCGTGCAGGGCGGCCTGGCCGCGGTGTTCGGTGGTCTGGCGCTGTGGCTGTGGTTCACCGTCGACGTCCTGCCCCCGGGCATCGTGTCGTTCACCCCGCACGTGACGACGCTGCTGGTGCTGTCGCTGGCGTCGCAACGACTGCGGCCGCCCAAGGCCGACGGCCTGGTCTACCGACGAGGAGAGCACTAG
- a CDS encoding ABC transporter permease — translation MSVLRRIGSTLFAPVLAVVVALVITSVVMAVLGVNPFQVFTVMLNFGETPTQQVTQIVVVLNRAIPLFLSGLAVAIAFRMGLFNIGVEGQYRLGTIVAAAVGAAVALPGPLHVLLIIVVAMIVSSAWAAIVAVLKITRGVSEVISSIMLNFVALGLASYLLTGPFLGSAPGASIISTKEIPESGWMPSLNKIFDVLGLANPPRQLYGFLIIAILVGVGVAILLGRTRFGFDLKASGLSPSAASASGVNARSMVLKTMLLSGAVAGLIGLPDLLGNTHQYTTDFTAGLGFLGIAVALLGRNNPVGIAFAALLFAFLDRSLVPLQIAGLPSSVVTIIQGTIVLAVVVANELARRLARRTAQRGGAQPAAPATGDGSTPLARETSTDEPQGAEA, via the coding sequence ATGAGCGTCCTCCGCAGGATCGGGTCGACGCTGTTCGCGCCGGTCCTCGCCGTCGTCGTCGCGCTCGTCATCACCTCGGTCGTGATGGCCGTGCTGGGGGTCAACCCGTTCCAGGTCTTCACGGTGATGCTGAACTTCGGCGAGACCCCGACCCAGCAGGTCACCCAGATCGTCGTCGTCCTCAACCGCGCGATCCCGCTGTTCCTGTCCGGTCTGGCCGTGGCCATCGCGTTCCGGATGGGGCTGTTCAACATCGGCGTCGAGGGCCAGTACCGGCTCGGCACGATCGTCGCGGCCGCCGTCGGCGCGGCGGTGGCGCTGCCGGGGCCGCTGCACGTCCTGCTGATCATCGTCGTCGCGATGATCGTCTCCAGCGCCTGGGCGGCCATCGTCGCCGTCCTCAAGATCACCCGTGGGGTGAGCGAGGTCATCAGCTCGATCATGCTGAACTTCGTCGCCCTGGGACTGGCGTCCTACCTGCTCACCGGGCCGTTCCTGGGGAGCGCGCCGGGCGCCTCGATCATCAGCACCAAGGAGATCCCCGAGTCGGGCTGGATGCCCTCGCTCAACAAGATCTTCGACGTCCTCGGGCTGGCCAACCCGCCGCGGCAGCTCTACGGCTTCCTGATCATCGCGATCCTGGTCGGCGTCGGGGTGGCGATCCTCCTGGGTCGCACCCGGTTCGGCTTCGACCTCAAGGCGAGCGGGCTCTCGCCGTCGGCGGCGAGCGCGAGCGGGGTCAACGCCCGCAGCATGGTGCTCAAGACGATGCTGCTCTCGGGCGCCGTGGCCGGCCTGATCGGGCTGCCGGACCTGCTGGGCAACACGCACCAGTACACGACGGACTTCACCGCCGGGCTGGGCTTCCTCGGCATCGCCGTCGCGCTGCTCGGCCGCAACAACCCGGTCGGCATCGCGTTCGCGGCGCTGCTGTTCGCCTTCCTCGACCGCTCGCTGGTGCCACTGCAGATCGCCGGCCTCCCGTCCTCGGTGGTCACGATCATCCAGGGCACGATCGTGCTGGCCGTCGTCGTCGCCAACGAGCTCGCCCGACGGCTGGCCCGGCGCACCGCGCAGCGCGGCGGGGCCCAGCCGGCCGCGCCGGCGACCGGCGACGGCAGCACGCCGCTCGCCCGCGAGACCAGCACCGACGAGCCGCAGGGGGCCGAGGCATGA
- a CDS encoding ABC transporter ATP-binding protein — MATTDAPQGEPYAVELRGITKRFPGVVANRDIDLRVRRGEVHAIVGENGAGKSTLMKTLYGEHRPDEGEILVDGRTVSFKNPSDAIAAGIGMVHQHFMLADNFTVLENVILGSEPNRGVGLDRAEARRRITEISDRYNLGLQPDTLLEDLGVGDRQRVEIAKVLYRDARILILDEPTAVLVPQEVDELFGNLAELKREGLTVIFISHKLDEVRKVADSITVIRRGTTVGEADPKTTTTKQLAEMMVGSELPSPETRTSTVRETPVLELRDVTTLNADGRAVVDRVDLTVREGEVVGIAGVEGNGQAELVDAIMGLRALSTGTVLLAQDGGLTDITAWGTRARREGGLGFIPEDRHRQGMLLEATLWENRVLGHQTRPPAARGVFIDRKAARADTARIMQEYDVRGPGPDTMAAALSGGNQQKLIVGREMSSEPRLLIAAHPTRGVDVGAQAAIWNLLKEARARGMGILLISADLDELIGLSDTLQVMLRGRLVATLDPGSVTPEELGGYMTGATTAAAGAA, encoded by the coding sequence ATGGCCACGACAGACGCCCCGCAGGGTGAGCCCTACGCCGTCGAGCTGCGGGGCATCACCAAGCGCTTCCCCGGCGTGGTCGCCAACCGCGACATCGACCTGCGGGTCCGCCGCGGCGAGGTGCACGCCATCGTCGGCGAGAACGGCGCCGGCAAGTCGACGCTGATGAAGACGCTCTACGGCGAGCACCGCCCCGACGAGGGCGAGATCCTGGTCGACGGCCGGACGGTGAGCTTCAAGAACCCGTCCGACGCCATTGCGGCCGGCATCGGCATGGTGCACCAGCACTTCATGCTGGCCGACAACTTCACGGTCCTGGAGAACGTGATCCTGGGCAGCGAGCCGAACCGCGGCGTGGGGCTCGACCGGGCCGAGGCCAGACGCCGGATCACCGAGATCTCCGACCGCTACAACCTGGGCCTGCAGCCCGACACGCTGCTCGAGGACCTCGGCGTCGGTGACCGCCAGCGGGTCGAGATCGCCAAGGTCCTCTACCGCGACGCCCGCATCCTGATCCTCGACGAGCCGACCGCGGTGCTCGTGCCGCAGGAGGTCGACGAGCTGTTCGGCAACCTCGCCGAGCTCAAGCGGGAGGGGCTCACGGTCATCTTCATCTCGCACAAGCTCGACGAGGTCCGCAAGGTCGCCGACTCCATCACCGTCATCCGCCGCGGGACCACCGTCGGCGAGGCCGACCCGAAGACGACGACCACCAAGCAGCTGGCCGAGATGATGGTCGGCAGCGAGCTGCCCTCCCCGGAGACCAGGACGTCGACGGTCCGCGAGACGCCGGTGCTCGAGCTGCGCGACGTGACCACCCTCAACGCCGACGGGCGCGCGGTCGTCGACAGGGTCGACCTCACGGTGCGCGAGGGCGAGGTCGTGGGCATCGCCGGCGTCGAGGGCAACGGCCAGGCCGAGCTCGTCGACGCGATCATGGGGCTGCGGGCGCTGTCCACCGGCACGGTGCTGCTGGCGCAGGACGGCGGACTGACCGACATCACCGCGTGGGGCACCCGCGCCCGTCGCGAGGGTGGGCTCGGCTTCATCCCGGAGGACCGGCACCGGCAGGGGATGCTGCTCGAGGCCACGCTCTGGGAGAACCGGGTCCTCGGCCACCAGACACGCCCGCCGGCGGCGCGCGGCGTCTTCATCGACCGCAAGGCGGCGCGCGCCGACACCGCCCGGATCATGCAGGAGTACGACGTCCGGGGGCCCGGCCCCGACACCATGGCCGCGGCGCTCTCGGGCGGCAACCAGCAGAAGCTGATCGTCGGCCGCGAGATGAGCTCCGAACCGCGGCTGCTCATCGCCGCCCACCCGACCCGAGGCGTGGACGTCGGCGCGCAGGCGGCGATCTGGAACCTGCTCAAGGAGGCCCGTGCCAGAGGCATGGGCATCCTGCTGATCTCCGCGGACCTCGACGAGCTCATCGGCCTGTCCGACACGCTGCAGGTCATGCTGCGCGGCCGGCTGGTCGCCACCCTCGACCCCGGATCGGTCACCCCCGAGGAGCTCGGCGGGTACATGACCGGGGCCACGACCGCCGCGGCAGGTGCGGCATGA
- a CDS encoding BMP family lipoprotein — protein MTKAAVLLLAGSMALAACASDEKNNSSGSGSSGSSGGDLKVGIAYDTGGRGDKSFNDSAFAGVEKATKDNGGKYTELSPNSDASNRADLLTQLADQGYNPVIAVGFAYGDVIGDVAKQYPDTQFAIVDSSALDADGKPLGASNITGLQFAANEGSFLGGVAAALKTTTNHIGFVGGVQTPLIQAFEAGYVAGAKAAKPDITVDVEYISPAGDFSGFNDPAKGQIVAQGMYDKGADIVYAAAGGSGIGVFQAAKASNARAIGVDSDQYQTVGDPTLQPVIMTSVLKRVDNAVDAYINDFVDGKIKGGSDIVNDLKTDGVGLATSGGFIDDIQAQIKEYADKIKSGEITVPTTP, from the coding sequence ATGACGAAGGCAGCCGTGCTGCTGCTGGCCGGCAGCATGGCCCTGGCCGCCTGTGCCAGTGACGAGAAGAACAACAGCAGCGGCAGCGGGAGCAGCGGCAGCAGCGGCGGCGACCTGAAGGTCGGCATCGCCTACGACACCGGTGGCCGCGGCGACAAGTCGTTCAACGACTCCGCCTTCGCCGGCGTCGAGAAGGCGACCAAGGACAACGGCGGCAAGTACACCGAGCTCTCGCCGAACTCCGACGCCTCCAACCGGGCCGACCTGCTGACCCAGCTCGCCGACCAGGGCTACAACCCGGTCATCGCCGTCGGCTTCGCCTACGGCGACGTCATCGGCGACGTGGCCAAGCAGTACCCGGACACGCAGTTCGCGATCGTCGACTCCAGCGCCCTGGACGCCGACGGCAAGCCGCTCGGTGCCAGCAACATCACCGGCCTGCAGTTCGCCGCCAACGAGGGCTCGTTCCTCGGTGGCGTGGCCGCGGCGCTGAAGACCACGACCAACCACATCGGCTTCGTCGGCGGCGTCCAGACCCCGCTGATCCAGGCCTTCGAGGCCGGTTACGTGGCCGGTGCCAAGGCCGCCAAGCCCGACATCACCGTCGACGTCGAGTACATCTCGCCCGCCGGTGACTTCTCCGGCTTCAACGACCCGGCCAAGGGCCAGATCGTCGCCCAGGGCATGTACGACAAGGGTGCCGACATCGTCTACGCGGCGGCCGGCGGCTCCGGCATCGGCGTCTTCCAGGCGGCCAAGGCCTCCAACGCCCGTGCGATCGGCGTCGACTCCGACCAGTACCAGACGGTCGGCGACCCGACGCTGCAGCCGGTGATCATGACCTCGGTGCTCAAGCGGGTCGACAACGCCGTGGACGCGTACATCAACGACTTCGTCGACGGCAAGATCAAGGGCGGGTCGGACATCGTCAACGACCTGAAGACGGACGGCGTCGGCCTGGCCACCTCCGGTGGCTTCATCGACGACATCCAGGCGCAGATCAAGGAGTACGCCGACAAGATCAAGTCCGGCGAGATCACGGTGCCGACCACTCCGTGA